The following coding sequences are from one Formosa haliotis window:
- the ilvA gene encoding threonine ammonia-lyase IlvA codes for MQTENKTYFPSLKAVQAAAERLKSVAVSTPLTQNLQYSKRFNANILFKREDLQLVRSYKIRGAYNRISSLTPTQMEHGIVCASAGNHAQGVALSCKLLKIKGTIFMPSPTPNQKIEQVKMFGENYTDIVLVGDTYDDAYHAAMLECERLNKTFIHPFNDKEVIEGQATIGLEILSQIDAPLDYVFVPVGGGGLASGLSTVFKQLSPDTKIIGVEPLGAPSMQTSLKNGCNTELTSIENFVDGAAVKKVGDRTFAICQQNLSDMITVPEGKICETILELYNKDAVVVEPAGALSVAALDFYAEEIKGKNVVCVISGSNNDITRTAEIKERALLYSNLKHYFIVKFPQRAGALKEFVAEILGPNDDITYFQYTKKTNRENGSAVVGIELKSSADLAPLMKKMKSRNFFGDYLNDKPDLFQFLV; via the coding sequence ATGCAAACAGAAAACAAAACATATTTTCCAAGTTTAAAAGCAGTACAAGCAGCAGCCGAACGTTTAAAGTCGGTTGCTGTTTCTACGCCTTTAACGCAAAACCTACAATACTCCAAACGTTTCAATGCCAATATTTTATTTAAGCGTGAAGATTTACAATTAGTACGCTCTTATAAAATTCGTGGTGCTTATAATAGGATTTCCTCTTTAACGCCCACCCAAATGGAACACGGAATTGTATGTGCAAGTGCAGGAAATCATGCCCAAGGTGTGGCATTATCGTGTAAATTATTAAAAATAAAAGGTACTATTTTTATGCCTTCACCAACACCAAATCAAAAAATTGAACAGGTAAAAATGTTTGGTGAAAATTACACGGATATTGTTTTGGTTGGCGACACTTACGACGATGCTTATCATGCAGCCATGTTAGAATGTGAGCGCCTTAATAAAACGTTTATTCACCCGTTTAACGATAAGGAAGTTATAGAGGGGCAAGCTACAATCGGACTAGAAATACTAAGCCAGATTGATGCGCCTTTAGATTACGTTTTTGTCCCAGTGGGTGGTGGGGGATTAGCTTCGGGCTTATCTACCGTATTTAAACAATTATCTCCAGATACTAAAATTATTGGTGTAGAGCCATTAGGTGCGCCTTCCATGCAAACGTCTTTAAAAAACGGTTGTAATACGGAGTTAACATCTATAGAAAATTTTGTAGACGGAGCTGCTGTTAAAAAAGTAGGAGATCGAACTTTTGCTATTTGTCAGCAGAATTTAAGTGATATGATTACCGTGCCTGAAGGGAAAATCTGCGAAACCATATTAGAGCTTTACAATAAAGATGCTGTAGTTGTCGAACCAGCGGGAGCCTTAAGTGTAGCGGCATTAGATTTTTATGCCGAAGAAATTAAGGGTAAAAATGTAGTATGTGTTATTAGCGGAAGCAATAATGATATTACAAGAACTGCCGAAATTAAAGAACGCGCCCTCTTGTACTCTAATTTAAAGCACTATTTTATAGTGAAGTTTCCGCAACGTGCCGGGGCTTTAAAAGAGTTTGTAGCCGAAATTTTAGGTCCGAATGATGATATCACATATTTTCAATATACAAAGAAAACGAATCGTGAAAACGGTTCTGCAGTGGTAGGAATCGAATTAAAATCTTCTGCCGACTTAGCGCCTTTAATGAAAAAAATGAAGTCGAGAAATTTCTTTGGCGATTATTTAAATGATAAACCCGATCTGTTTCAGTTTTTAGTATAA
- a CDS encoding NADP-dependent glyceraldehyde-3-phosphate dehydrogenase produces MHTSFLEIPEQYKITQEINQNTYLVGGTLKTWTGETANVYSSISSTPDYKPTLLGKIPQLGKDEALEALHAACEAYGKGQGEWPRMKVIDRVACMEKFVEQMKTKRDEVVKLLMWEIGKSLPDSEKEFDRTVDYIYDTIEEYKQLDRDSAKFEKHDGVYAHIRRGSLGVVLCLGPYNYPLNETFALLIPAIIMGNTVIFKPAKHGVLLMTPLLEAFQNSFPAGVVNIIYGRGRVVATPIMEAGRVDVLALIGNSTSANALQDSHPRQNRLRLVLGLEAKNPAIVLPDADLDLTIDECIAGTLSFNGQRCTALKVLYVHENIVDEFNKRFSARVDALQFGNPWDKGAKLTPLPEPGKPDYIQGLIDDALDQGASILNEKGGKTTENYIFPAVLYPVNKDMRVFKEEQFGPVIPVLSFSDIQEPLSDMADSNYGQQVSIFGQNVKTLAPLIDTLVNLVCRVNLNSSCQRGPDVYPFTGRKDSAVGTLSVHDALRSFSIRTFVASKDNTYNNAILNELLDTKTSNFISTDYIL; encoded by the coding sequence ATGCACACATCTTTTTTAGAGATTCCAGAGCAATATAAAATTACACAAGAAATCAATCAAAATACATATTTGGTAGGCGGTACATTAAAAACATGGACTGGCGAAACAGCAAATGTGTATTCTTCTATTTCTTCTACTCCAGACTATAAACCAACCTTACTTGGTAAAATTCCACAATTAGGAAAAGACGAAGCTTTAGAGGCTCTACATGCAGCCTGCGAAGCTTATGGAAAAGGGCAAGGTGAATGGCCAAGAATGAAAGTTATAGATCGCGTCGCTTGCATGGAAAAGTTTGTTGAACAAATGAAAACCAAGCGGGATGAGGTTGTAAAATTATTGATGTGGGAAATTGGTAAAAGTTTACCAGATTCTGAAAAGGAATTCGATAGAACTGTAGATTATATCTACGATACTATTGAAGAATATAAGCAACTAGATCGCGATTCTGCAAAGTTTGAAAAACACGATGGTGTTTATGCTCATATTAGACGAGGATCGCTAGGTGTGGTATTGTGTTTAGGGCCTTACAACTATCCGTTAAACGAAACTTTTGCACTGTTAATTCCTGCTATAATTATGGGGAATACAGTTATTTTTAAACCTGCTAAACACGGGGTGTTATTAATGACGCCATTATTAGAAGCTTTTCAAAATAGTTTTCCGGCAGGTGTTGTAAATATTATCTATGGTCGCGGCCGTGTGGTGGCAACGCCTATCATGGAAGCAGGCCGTGTAGATGTTTTGGCCTTAATAGGAAATAGTACGTCTGCAAATGCGCTTCAAGATAGTCACCCAAGACAAAATAGGTTGCGTTTAGTTTTAGGTTTGGAGGCTAAAAATCCGGCGATTGTTTTACCAGATGCCGATTTAGATTTAACGATAGATGAGTGTATTGCAGGAACTTTATCTTTTAACGGACAACGTTGTACCGCTTTAAAAGTGTTATATGTCCACGAAAATATTGTTGATGAATTTAATAAACGTTTTTCTGCAAGAGTAGACGCCCTGCAATTTGGAAATCCGTGGGATAAAGGAGCAAAATTAACCCCACTTCCAGAACCTGGAAAACCAGACTATATTCAAGGTTTAATTGATGATGCTTTAGACCAAGGTGCTTCAATTTTAAACGAAAAGGGAGGGAAAACAACAGAAAATTATATTTTTCCAGCCGTGCTGTATCCCGTGAATAAAGATATGCGTGTATTTAAAGAAGAGCAATTTGGTCCGGTAATTCCAGTGTTGTCATTTTCAGATATCCAAGAACCATTAAGCGATATGGCCGATTCTAACTACGGTCAGCAGGTTAGTATTTTTGGTCAGAATGTAAAAACATTAGCACCATTAATAGATACTTTAGTTAACTTGGTGTGTCGTGTAAACTTAAATAGTTCGTGCCAGCGTGGACCAGATGTGTATCCATTTACAGGAAGAAAAGATTCTGCCGTTGGTACATTAAGTGTTCATGATGCCTTAAGATCATTTTCTATCAGAACGTTTGTGGCTTCAAAAGATAATACATACAACAATGCAATTTTAAATGAATTATTAGATACCAAAACATCTAATTTTATAAGTACAGATTATATTTTATAA